The Hyphomonas sediminis genome contains the following window.
AACCAGAACTTCCTCGACCTGTGGAGCGGCCCGGACCGTATCATGGTCGGCGCCTGTCTCGATGCGATTCGCATTGATGGCGGCCCCGGCGTGATCCGCGGGCGCGGCGAAACCCTCCAGGGCGCCCGCGCAGACCTTGAAGTCACGCTCATGCCCCTGTCGGCCGGTGCCGGCAGCACGGCGCGCACCCGTATGCTCGGCCTTTACCAGACCGTCAGCAGTGAAGGCGCGCTCAATGGCCAGCCTGTATTCCGTCACCGCGTCTCGATGATCGCTCCGCCCGATACGCGGCGCGTTGGTCCGAAGCTGCGCCTGGTGGCCTCGAACTGAACCTACCCGTTCTGCCCAGAAGGGCAGTCCGCGTGAAGTCTGGCCTCGCCGGTGGATCAGGGGGCTGAAGCGCCAGAATGGCGCGCACCACCGGGCGGCCCGTGCGGGAGGGTCTTCCCTCCCCCGCGCGCCGCGTCAGGCTTCACGCGATCTTTTTCTGCAGGCGCCTGTTTCAGGCTGCTTCGAGCGGCGGAATATCCGACACGTCGATTTCCGCCTCCGCCTTCAGCAGGTCATAGCTCATCTGAAGGTTCATCCAGAACTCGACACTGGTGCCAAAGGCGCGCGACAGGCGCTTTGCTGTGTCCACCGTGAGGGCAGTTTCCTCTCGGATCAGCCGTTCGACCCGCGTGCGTGGCACATGGATATGCCGGGCCAGCCGGATCGGGCTGATGCCCATCGGCTCCAGAAACTCTTCGCGGAGAATTTCGCCGGGATGGACCAGCGCTTTCAAGGTCGTCATCGCCATCTCCTTTCAGTGATAATCCACGATCTCAACATCCTCAGGGCCGTTTTCGCCCCAGGTGAAACAGATGCGCCACTGATCATTGATCCGGATCGAATACTGCCCGGCCCGGTCACCCTTCAGGGCCTCCAGCCGGTTGGCCGGAGGTATCTTCAGATCCTCCAGCCGATGGGCTGCCTGCAGCATTGCCACCTTGCGAACTGCCACCCTGAACAGGTTTGAAGGAAAGCCTTTCCCTGGCCTTCCCTCGAGAACCTGCCCGATCAGATCGCCGCGCGTGCTCTGTATCACAAGACAATCCGTATCACACCATGATACATTTTGTCAAGCATCCCGGATCACGCCAGCGCCGGTTCCTCCCGCGCCATCGCCGGCTTGCCGAGGATCATGTCGGCGGCTTTCTCCGCCACCATGATCGTCGGCGCGTTCGTGTTGCCGCCCACCAGCGTTGGCATCACCGAAGCATCCACCACACGCAGGCCTTCCACGCCGCGCACGCGCAGCTCGCCGTCCACCGGGCTGGCCTCCGTCGCGCCCATCGAAACCGTGCCGACCGGGTGATAGATCGTCTCGCCCTTCTGGCGGATGAAGGCGTCGATCTCCGCATCGGTCTTCACAGAAGCGCCCGGCATGATCTCACCGGCGGTGAAAGCCTTCAGGGCATTCTGGCGGGTTACGTCGCGCACCATCTTCACCGACTCCCGCATCACGCGGCGGTCTTCTTCCGTGGCCAGATAATTCGGGTCGATGGCCGGGTGCGCAAACGGGTCATTCGAGGCCAGCAACACACTGCCCTTGCTTTCCGGGCGCAGCTGGCAGGCGTGCACGGTATAGCCATCCTTCTCCGGCGCGGCATTGCCGTGATCCATCATGATGGCATTGACGAGGTGCAGCTGGATGTCTGGCATCGACAGGCCGGGGCGCGAGGAAATGAAGGCCCCCGCCTGAAGGAAGTTATCCGCCCCCGGACCAGTCTGGTTGTAGAGGTATTGCAGGCCGACGCCCAGCTTCTTCAGGCCCTTCTG
Protein-coding sequences here:
- a CDS encoding PAS domain-containing protein, whose translation is MVEHSIHPNTRVLLEAWRRMQTEPDGHIAGGPCVTEHEDLIERIFVLELMDDRSWLVRTAGEAVTALVGRRLANQNFLDLWSGPDRIMVGACLDAIRIDGGPGVIRGRGETLQGARADLEVTLMPLSAGAGSTARTRMLGLYQTVSSEGALNGQPVFRHRVSMIAPPDTRRVGPKLRLVASN
- a CDS encoding HigA family addiction module antitoxin; translation: MTTLKALVHPGEILREEFLEPMGISPIRLARHIHVPRTRVERLIREETALTVDTAKRLSRAFGTSVEFWMNLQMSYDLLKAEAEIDVSDIPPLEAA
- a CDS encoding type II toxin-antitoxin system RelE/ParE family toxin, encoding MIQSTRGDLIGQVLEGRPGKGFPSNLFRVAVRKVAMLQAAHRLEDLKIPPANRLEALKGDRAGQYSIRINDQWRICFTWGENGPEDVEIVDYH